From Haemophilus parainfluenzae:
TAGTCGTTATCATCGTTGCGATAATCCCAATGTGCTGCATCTCCATTGATACGAAGTGGTGGTTCAGCAAAATCTGGTTGTTGTTGCCATTGGTTGAAGCTGTTTGGCTCGTAGTGTGGCAAGCTACCGTAGTTACCATCTACACGACCTTGACCATCACGTTGGTTGCTATGCACTGGGCAACGCGGACGGTTTACTGGAATTTGACGGTAGTTCACACCTAAACGGTAACGTTGTGCATCTGCATAGTTAAATAAACGAGCTTGTAACATTCTGTCAGGACTTGCACCGATACCTGGTACCAAGTTACTTGGTGCAAACGCAGATTGTTCTACATCCGCGAAGAAGTTTTCTGGGTTACGGTTTAATTCAAACTCACCAACTTCAATTAATGGGTAGTCTTTTTTCGGCCATACTTTAGTTAAGTCGAACGGATGATAAGGCACTTTTTCCGCATCTGCTTCTGGCATAATTTGTACAAATAATGTCCATTTAGGGAAATCACCACGTTCAATCGCTTCATATAAATCACGTTGATGGCTTTCACGGTCATTTGCAATAATTTCTGCTGCTTCAGCATCTGTTAAATTTTTAATGCCTTGTTGAGTACGGAAGTGGAATTTTACCCAAAAACGTTCGCCTGCTTCGTTCCAGAAACTATAAGTGTGAGAACCGAAACCGTGCATATGACGATAGCTTGCAGGAATACCACGATCACTCATTACAACAGTTACTTGGTGTAATGCTTCTGGTAATAATGTCCAGAAATCCCAGTTATTAGTTGCTGAACGCATATTAGTGCGTGGGTCGCGTTTTACCGCTTTGTTTAAGTCTGGGAATTTACGTGGATCACGTAAGAAGAATACCGGGGTGTTGTTACCCACTAAGTCCCAGTTACCTTCTTCGGTATAGAATTTTAATGCGAAACCACGAATATCACGTTCCGCATCTGCAGCACCACGTTCACCTGCCACGGTAGTAAAACGTGCGAACATTTCCGTTTTTTTACCCACCTCACTGAAAATTTTTGCACGAGTATATTGAGTAATATCGTGTGTGACAGTAAAGGTACCAAATGCACCAGAACCTTTCGCGTGCATACGACGCTCTGGAATAACTTCGCGTACGAAATCAGCTAATTTTTCGTTAAGCCATAAATCTTGTGAAAGTAATGGACCACGCGGACCTGCAGTTAAACTGTTTTGATTGTCAGCAACAGGGGCGCCATTTCCCATCGTTAGGTTAGTAGACGATAAATGCGAAAAAGGGCATTTTGAACTCATAGTTAACTCCTTGTATGAATAGATAGGGGGATGAAATAAATTTCTTAAGTATAATACAAAAGGTTTCAGTGATTAAAATCTATTAAATTAATCAAAATAATCTATTGATTTGAAGGAGGATTGAATTTTGTATCAAATTTCATGAAATGCTGTTGTATTCGCTTTAAATGACACAAAAATACTAGTCTAATTGAAACAATTACGTCCATTCATATCTAATAATTGCTTATTAGATATGAATAAAATTTTTATTATTTAGTTGAATTGCAATGCCGATAAGTCAGGAGATAGTAAGA
This genomic window contains:
- a CDS encoding catalase gives rise to the protein MSSKCPFSHLSSTNLTMGNGAPVADNQNSLTAGPRGPLLSQDLWLNEKLADFVREVIPERRMHAKGSGAFGTFTVTHDITQYTRAKIFSEVGKKTEMFARFTTVAGERGAADAERDIRGFALKFYTEEGNWDLVGNNTPVFFLRDPRKFPDLNKAVKRDPRTNMRSATNNWDFWTLLPEALHQVTVVMSDRGIPASYRHMHGFGSHTYSFWNEAGERFWVKFHFRTQQGIKNLTDAEAAEIIANDRESHQRDLYEAIERGDFPKWTLFVQIMPEADAEKVPYHPFDLTKVWPKKDYPLIEVGEFELNRNPENFFADVEQSAFAPSNLVPGIGASPDRMLQARLFNYADAQRYRLGVNYRQIPVNRPRCPVHSNQRDGQGRVDGNYGSLPHYEPNSFNQWQQQPDFAEPPLRINGDAAHWDYRNDDNDYFSQPRALFNLMSTEQKQALFNNTAAAMGDAPDFIKYRHIRNCHWCDPAYGEGVAKALGLTVEEALKARETDPALGQGGLL